A single region of the Chryseobacterium culicis genome encodes:
- a CDS encoding lipocalin family protein, with amino-acid sequence MKNKIIFVLLMSFGLLNILTSCFSMPEKAQPVNQFDVNRYLGTWYEIARFDYRFEKDLDNAMAQYSLNEDGSVNVMNSGYNFKKNKWVSVNGKAKFRGEKNIAALKVSFFWPFYAGYNVVALEDYKYALVAGKNLDYLWILSREKNIPENIKQRFINKAQEIGYDTSKLIWVKQDKESPFDK; translated from the coding sequence ATGAAAAATAAAATAATTTTTGTCTTGTTAATGAGCTTCGGATTATTAAATATTCTGACCTCATGTTTTTCAATGCCTGAAAAAGCTCAGCCAGTCAATCAGTTTGATGTCAACAGGTATTTAGGAACATGGTATGAAATAGCAAGATTTGATTATCGGTTTGAAAAAGATCTTGATAATGCGATGGCTCAGTACAGTCTTAATGAGGACGGAAGCGTAAATGTAATGAACAGTGGATATAATTTTAAAAAGAACAAATGGGTTTCAGTAAATGGTAAGGCTAAATTTAGAGGAGAAAAAAATATCGCAGCTTTGAAAGTGAGTTTTTTCTGGCCTTTTTATGCCGGATATAACGTAGTTGCACTTGAGGATTATAAATATGCATTGGTTGCCGGAAAAAATTTAGACTATCTGTGGATTCTTTCCCGCGAAAAAAATATTCCTGAAAATATCAAACAACGTTTCATCAACAAGGCTCAGGAGATCGGCTACGATACCTCAAAGCTTATCTGGGTGAAACAGGATAAAGAAAGTCCGTTTGACAAATAG
- the ribA gene encoding GTP cyclohydrolase II, with protein MLKIQAQSKIPTDYGLFTMYAFSENEENWSPHLVLVADNTDFNKVVNVRFHSECITGEIFHSKKCECGQQLDTAMKYISNNGGVIIYLRQEGRNIGIINKLRAYELQEQGWDTVEANLKLGFPADGRNFDIAVEMLGILNIKEINLLTNNPDKIKAVENSDIILNSRIPLEIDSNEVNESYLVKKKNYFGHLFEKI; from the coding sequence ATGCTTAAAATACAGGCACAATCAAAAATCCCTACAGATTATGGATTATTCACGATGTATGCATTTTCAGAAAATGAAGAAAACTGGAGCCCTCATTTGGTTTTAGTGGCGGATAATACTGATTTTAATAAGGTAGTCAATGTCCGTTTTCACTCAGAATGTATTACAGGAGAAATTTTTCACTCCAAAAAATGTGAATGTGGACAACAGTTGGATACTGCTATGAAATATATATCAAATAATGGAGGAGTAATTATCTATCTGCGTCAGGAAGGAAGAAATATCGGAATCATTAACAAACTGAGGGCTTATGAGCTTCAGGAACAGGGCTGGGATACCGTTGAAGCTAATTTAAAACTGGGGTTCCCTGCAGATGGAAGAAACTTTGATATTGCAGTTGAAATGTTGGGTATCTTAAATATAAAAGAGATCAATTTATTAACGAATAATCCCGATAAAATCAAAGCTGTAGAGAATAGCGATATCATTCTCAACAGCAGAATTCCTTTGGAAATTGATTCTAATGAAGTGAATGAAAGCTATCTCGTTAAGAAAAAGAACTATTTCGGGCATCTCTTTGAAAAAATATAG
- a CDS encoding response regulator, with the protein MILIVDDNQSNLYSLQKLLESKDFQVETAGSGEEALGKALKNDYALIILDVQMPDMDGFEVAETLADYSKTKDVPIIFLSAVNTDKKFITQGYASGGKDYVTKPVDPEILLLKVKTFYNLQEKNLEMKKTQQNLELEVKGRRESQVTMKSQIDHFHLMLESLPQIAFTLNEDGIVDFVNGKWYQYSEEEQVFPETHPDDHDIIEELQRCRKKGKALELEIRIKNIVSGNYRYHLLRITPVYDENRIKNWVGTFTDIDDQKKVEKEKDEFLSIASHELKTPLTSIKAYVQLLERKLKLDKESPEAGFVTKVQGQIEKLNTLITDLLDVSKIENGKLKINKKPVNLESVISNAVETILQTHDEREVRIDRHGTKPDILIPLDEIRIEQVLINFLTNAIKYSPKNNQVIVTTFVDDEAQEVRVNVTDFGIGIPDFKQDAVFKKFYRVEESSLQFQGMGIGLFICAEIIKQHHGNVGVSSIVDEGSTFYFTLPLN; encoded by the coding sequence ATGATTTTAATTGTTGATGACAACCAAAGTAACCTTTATTCACTTCAAAAATTACTTGAATCTAAGGATTTTCAGGTAGAAACGGCCGGCTCTGGTGAAGAGGCTCTTGGTAAAGCACTGAAGAATGACTATGCCTTAATTATTTTAGATGTTCAGATGCCGGATATGGATGGCTTTGAAGTTGCGGAAACACTTGCAGATTACAGCAAAACTAAAGATGTTCCTATTATATTTTTATCCGCTGTCAATACAGATAAAAAATTTATAACCCAGGGCTACGCTTCGGGGGGTAAAGATTATGTAACCAAGCCGGTAGATCCTGAAATTCTTCTGCTTAAAGTAAAAACATTCTATAATCTTCAGGAGAAGAATCTTGAGATGAAAAAAACACAGCAGAATCTTGAGCTTGAAGTGAAAGGAAGACGCGAATCTCAGGTTACCATGAAATCTCAGATCGATCATTTTCACCTGATGCTAGAGTCACTTCCTCAGATTGCATTTACCCTTAATGAAGACGGAATCGTTGATTTTGTTAATGGTAAATGGTACCAGTATTCTGAAGAGGAACAGGTTTTTCCTGAGACACATCCTGATGATCATGATATCATAGAAGAATTGCAGCGATGTAGAAAAAAAGGAAAAGCTCTTGAATTAGAGATCAGAATTAAAAATATAGTTTCAGGTAATTACCGTTATCATTTGCTGAGAATAACTCCGGTATATGATGAAAATCGTATCAAAAACTGGGTAGGAACTTTTACTGATATTGATGATCAGAAAAAAGTAGAAAAGGAAAAAGATGAATTTTTAAGCATCGCAAGCCATGAATTAAAAACTCCTTTAACCAGTATTAAAGCATACGTTCAGCTATTGGAAAGAAAGCTGAAATTAGATAAAGAAAGTCCGGAAGCAGGATTTGTTACAAAAGTTCAGGGGCAGATTGAAAAGTTAAATACCCTTATCACCGATCTTCTGGATGTATCGAAAATTGAAAATGGAAAACTGAAGATTAATAAAAAGCCCGTTAATCTTGAAAGTGTAATCAGTAATGCGGTCGAAACAATATTACAGACCCATGATGAACGGGAGGTAAGAATTGATCGTCACGGAACAAAACCAGACATTTTAATTCCATTGGATGAGATCCGTATCGAGCAGGTACTGATTAACTTTCTGACGAATGCTATTAAATATTCCCCGAAGAATAACCAGGTGATTGTGACCACCTTTGTAGATGATGAAGCCCAGGAAGTAAGAGTAAATGTGACTGATTTTGGGATTGGAATCCCCGATTTTAAACAGGATGCAGTATTCAAAAAATTCTATCGTGTAGAAGAGTCTTCATTGCAGTTCCAGGGAATGGGAATCGGCCTGTTTATATGCGCTGAAATCATTAAGCAGCATCATGGAAATGTTGGCGTTTCAAGTATTGTAGATGAGGGGTCTACATTTTATTTTACCCTACCTTTAAATTAA
- a CDS encoding response regulator, giving the protein MPKKIIRNLQFGIGLSLLILIASSVASYWSIQNQMNHRESLSQSRRSVTAVKDVLVALLDAETGNRGYQLTGREDFLEPYKRGVREYSKALVLAESLGVKDKNQQERLAGLKIAVGQVMDNLKNLVESRRRGIVMTQQQIVTGKAYMDECRKIVRDFVQYEENQVEIKNKDLARSSETTVLFIVFSALAAVVVTAFFYFKMRADLIRRDELEKMLRDKDQEMTRRVSAIQKIANRVANGDYSEKAVDNAEDDLGDLVESLNHMTESLKISFDKINKSDWRQKGLALMNESLVGNKSVKEVSDKALYQLIKYGNCINGSLYLFDEGVLKLNKAFGLEANMKRTFDPGEGMVGQAFMNAKTQVYNNLHEDDFVVTFASSTIKIYGIVLIPVFADGHAIGVIELGSTSNFDEDRISYFEECSVNIGIALNSAKGREKEQQLLEETQAQSEELQVQHSELENLNTELEAQTQKLQASEEELKVQQEELMQANAELEERSRLLEEKNHLIAERNNEIQKKVEELALSTKYKSEFLANMSHELRTPLNSILLLSRLMAENPEENLNEDQVESAKVIQSSGTSLLTLIDEILDLAKIESGKMTLEYQEVVIEDIVKDLKNLFSPVFQEKMLPFNIQIDSNVQKVIESDRLRIDQVLRNLFSNALKFTTKGSIDLHIKKHFEKPEFIIFSVKDTGIGIPEDKQKIIFEAFQQADGSTKRKFGGTGLGLSISREIARLLGGELTLKSEVNKGSEFSFTIPVHPVTEIAHSETDQDLVEIIREDVEEIQNILDEGEVVPLNTLEIPDDVEDDRENIQEGDKIILIIEDDTNFAKALLKYAHLQDYKGIVVVRGDYALPAAQQYHPHAILLDVQLPVKDGWEVMDELKSDPYVKHIPVHMMSALHVKKESLMKGAVDFINKPVALDRMTDVFRKIEEALQKGPQKVLIVEENAKHANALSYFLSNFNISLSVEHTVEDSVKVLTSNLVDCVILDVGSAKGNDYHIIESIKSYEGLENLPIIIFTEHHLSKEEELKIKQYADSIVVKTAHSYQRVLDEVGLFLHLVEEKNGSAENNRGRMLGSLTEVLSGKKILITDDDVRNIFSLTKALEKYKVEVIVAMDGKHALEQINQNPDVDVVLMDMMMPEMDGYETIKELRKMQAFKKLPIIAITAKSMIGEREKCITAGASDYISKPVDIDQLLSLLRVWLYES; this is encoded by the coding sequence ATGCCGAAAAAAATTATACGAAATCTTCAATTTGGAATAGGTCTTTCACTTCTGATCTTAATAGCCAGCTCAGTGGCCTCATACTGGAGTATTCAGAATCAGATGAACCATCGTGAAAGCCTTTCCCAAAGCAGACGTTCTGTAACAGCAGTTAAAGATGTTCTGGTGGCCCTGCTGGATGCGGAAACAGGAAACAGAGGGTATCAGCTTACCGGAAGGGAAGACTTTCTGGAACCATATAAGCGTGGAGTAAGAGAATATTCTAAAGCTTTGGTCCTGGCAGAATCACTTGGAGTAAAGGATAAGAACCAGCAGGAAAGACTGGCCGGATTAAAAATAGCAGTCGGCCAAGTGATGGATAATCTGAAAAATTTGGTGGAAAGCAGACGAAGAGGAATTGTGATGACCCAGCAGCAGATTGTTACTGGTAAAGCTTATATGGACGAGTGCCGTAAAATTGTAAGAGATTTTGTGCAATATGAAGAGAATCAGGTTGAAATCAAAAATAAAGATTTAGCACGTTCATCAGAAACAACAGTTCTGTTCATTGTTTTTTCTGCATTGGCAGCAGTAGTGGTAACTGCATTCTTCTATTTTAAAATGCGTGCAGATCTCATCCGGAGAGATGAACTTGAGAAAATGCTCAGAGATAAAGATCAGGAAATGACAAGGCGTGTAAGTGCTATTCAAAAAATAGCAAACAGAGTGGCCAATGGTGATTATAGTGAAAAAGCAGTAGATAATGCTGAGGATGATCTCGGAGACCTTGTGGAATCTCTTAATCATATGACCGAATCCCTTAAAATATCTTTTGATAAAATTAATAAAAGCGACTGGCGTCAGAAAGGACTTGCTTTAATGAATGAATCCCTCGTAGGAAATAAATCTGTAAAGGAAGTTTCTGATAAAGCTTTATATCAGTTGATTAAATATGGAAATTGCATCAATGGTTCATTATATCTTTTTGATGAAGGGGTTCTAAAGCTTAATAAAGCATTTGGACTAGAAGCCAATATGAAAAGAACTTTTGATCCCGGAGAGGGAATGGTAGGGCAGGCTTTCATGAATGCTAAAACGCAGGTATACAATAATCTTCATGAAGATGATTTTGTAGTAACTTTTGCCAGCAGTACCATTAAGATCTATGGAATAGTTCTGATACCGGTTTTCGCAGATGGACATGCAATAGGAGTTATTGAATTGGGATCTACCTCTAATTTTGATGAAGACCGAATCAGCTATTTTGAAGAATGCTCTGTGAATATAGGAATTGCTCTGAATTCTGCTAAAGGAAGAGAAAAAGAGCAACAGCTCCTGGAAGAAACCCAGGCACAGTCTGAAGAATTACAGGTACAGCACTCTGAACTTGAAAATCTCAATACTGAATTGGAAGCTCAGACCCAAAAACTTCAGGCCTCGGAAGAAGAATTAAAAGTACAGCAGGAAGAATTAATGCAGGCCAATGCGGAACTGGAAGAACGTTCGCGATTGCTGGAAGAAAAAAATCATTTAATTGCAGAACGGAATAATGAGATTCAGAAAAAAGTAGAGGAGTTGGCACTCAGTACCAAGTACAAATCTGAATTTCTGGCCAATATGTCCCATGAATTACGTACCCCTCTTAATTCAATCCTTCTTTTATCAAGGTTAATGGCAGAAAATCCGGAGGAAAACCTTAATGAAGATCAGGTGGAATCTGCTAAAGTTATTCAAAGTTCAGGAACAAGTTTATTGACGTTAATAGATGAAATTCTTGACCTCGCAAAAATAGAATCCGGCAAAATGACCCTGGAATATCAGGAGGTGGTTATTGAAGATATCGTAAAAGATCTGAAAAACCTTTTCAGTCCTGTATTTCAGGAGAAAATGCTTCCATTCAATATTCAGATAGATTCAAACGTCCAGAAAGTGATTGAAAGTGACCGTCTCCGAATTGATCAGGTGTTAAGAAATCTATTTTCTAATGCGTTAAAATTTACAACAAAAGGAAGTATTGATCTTCATATCAAAAAGCATTTTGAAAAGCCTGAATTTATTATATTTTCAGTAAAAGATACAGGTATCGGAATCCCAGAAGACAAGCAAAAAATTATCTTTGAAGCTTTTCAGCAGGCTGATGGATCTACAAAAAGGAAATTTGGAGGTACCGGACTCGGACTTTCAATAAGTCGTGAAATTGCAAGGCTTTTAGGAGGTGAATTGACTCTGAAAAGTGAAGTGAATAAAGGCAGTGAATTCAGTTTTACTATTCCTGTACATCCCGTAACTGAAATTGCTCATTCCGAAACTGATCAGGATCTGGTAGAGATTATCCGTGAAGACGTTGAAGAAATTCAGAACATTCTTGATGAGGGGGAAGTTGTTCCGTTGAACACGCTGGAAATTCCTGATGATGTAGAGGATGACAGAGAGAATATTCAGGAAGGAGATAAGATTATCCTGATTATTGAAGATGATACTAATTTTGCAAAAGCTTTATTAAAATATGCTCATTTACAAGACTATAAAGGTATTGTGGTCGTAAGAGGAGATTATGCTCTTCCAGCAGCTCAGCAATATCATCCTCATGCGATTTTACTGGATGTTCAGCTTCCTGTAAAAGATGGTTGGGAAGTAATGGATGAATTGAAGTCGGATCCTTATGTGAAGCATATTCCGGTCCACATGATGTCTGCCCTGCATGTGAAAAAAGAAAGTCTCATGAAAGGAGCTGTTGATTTTATCAATAAGCCGGTAGCGCTTGATAGAATGACTGATGTGTTCAGGAAAATTGAAGAAGCATTACAAAAAGGGCCTCAAAAAGTTTTGATTGTTGAAGAAAATGCCAAACATGCCAATGCATTATCCTATTTTCTGAGTAATTTTAATATTTCTTTATCGGTGGAACACACTGTTGAAGATAGTGTAAAAGTATTGACTTCAAACCTTGTTGATTGTGTAATTCTGGATGTTGGAAGTGCAAAAGGAAATGATTACCATATCATTGAGTCAATTAAAAGTTATGAAGGACTGGAGAATCTCCCGATCATTATTTTTACTGAGCATCATTTATCTAAAGAAGAAGAGCTCAAAATAAAACAGTATGCCGATTCCATTGTCGTAAAAACAGCACATTCTTATCAGAGAGTGTTGGATGAAGTAGGGCTATTCTTACATCTGGTAGAAGAGAAAAATGGCTCTGCTGAAAATAACAGAGGCCGAATGCTGGGTTCTTTAACAGAAGTTCTGAGTGGTAAAAAAATATTGATTACTGATGATGATGTACGTAATATTTTTTCTTTAACCAAAGCCCTGGAAAAGTATAAAGTTGAAGTAATTGTGGCGATGGATGGGAAGCACGCTCTGGAACAAATAAACCAGAATCCAGATGTAGATGTGGTTTTGATGGATATGATGATGCCGGAAATGGACGGTTATGAAACCATTAAGGAATTAAGAAAAATGCAGGCATTTAAAAAGCTGCCTATTATAGCCATTACTGCCAAATCTATGATTGGAGAACGTGAAAAATGTATTACAGCAGGAGCTTCAGACTATATCTCAAAACCAGTAGATATTGATCAGTTATTATCACTCCTTCGTGTTTGGTTGTATGAAAGTTAA
- a CDS encoding response regulator: MNKKILIVDDDPRNIFALKLTLKARGYTVESCTMAQEALETLKSGSQSYIVLMDMMMPGIDGYEAVRMIRNTSEIKHIPVIAVTAQAMPEDRQKCLEAGADDYVSKPIDVDLLIMAIEKIS; the protein is encoded by the coding sequence ATGAATAAGAAAATCTTAATCGTGGATGATGACCCACGCAACATATTTGCATTGAAATTAACTCTTAAAGCGCGTGGATATACCGTTGAGTCCTGTACAATGGCTCAGGAGGCTTTAGAAACCCTGAAATCGGGTTCCCAGTCTTATATTGTTCTGATGGACATGATGATGCCGGGAATAGATGGCTATGAAGCAGTCAGGATGATAAGAAATACTTCAGAAATCAAACATATTCCTGTAATTGCAGTTACTGCACAGGCAATGCCTGAAGACCGTCAGAAATGTTTGGAAGCAGGAGCAGATGATTATGTTTCAAAACCGATTGATGTAGATCTTTTAATAATGGCAATAGAAAAAATTTCATAG